The sequence tttaaattctttaatgtatttgaaataagtatacttttttcttccaaaaaaagtttatctttaatatttttatgacaCTTTATTAAGATAAACACTTAAATCCCACTACAACTACAACAAACCCACTTAATTGATTGCTGTGAATGAAACAGAAACAGAAAAGTTAAAGTACAAAatgacaaaattaaaataaacatgaaTTGACCTTAACAAAATATCTGAAGACCTATTcttatgtatatatgtatgtatacaTAAGAATGTAGCagcttaaaataatatatttatattttttaaataattgtttgagatttaaaaaaaaaaaaacattagcACTAAATGCATGTCTACCAAACTAAATTCTTGTGTTTAATGATTGTCTGAAATTAATTTGTTCATGGTTTGTGAATCTACTGAAGCTGGTCAACAAGTCAATCTttcatgaaaagaaaaaagtttattATCAAACACTTAAATTCAAACCAAGAAGGGTACCTCTCTTCACACTTCTTTACCACTGAAAGCTATCTATCATCTTCTTTACATGGCCaccttattttctttctccaagAGTGACATAATTCTCACTCTTGGTGTGCTAGGTAAATATAAAAGactttccttcttccttttttttttttccaactgcataatattattcatgcaatcaagaaataattgatttaaaatatttcttcaaCTTCTCTATGTTCTTGTATGTTCTCATCAGGCAACATCACTACAGGACTTGTCTACCTTGCTCCTGTGTAAGTACAAACAAGTTCATTTCCATTGtcaaagttaatatatttatgcttttcatttttatcaaGAAATGAGCAAAACAATTTGAGGGTGTTGTTGCAGAAAGACTTTCTGGAGAATTGTGGTGAATAAATCAACAGAGGAATTTGAAAGCATGCCTTATATTTGCAAGTTAATAAATGCATATTGTTGGGTCTACTATGGGATCCTGAAGCCTAATAGTATCCTTGTTGCCACTGTTAATGGGTTTGGTGCTGTTTGTGAGATTATTTTTGTGCTACTGTTTCTACTCTTTGCACCTCCAAGAATGAAAGTAAGTATttcattttaagaatttaaaggaggaggataattaattaagttattgGTTATAGTCACTAATAATCTGTTTTTATGTGTGTTGCATATATAATAGTTTATTACTGCCATATTAGCTGGGGTTTTGGATGTGGGATTTCCAGCAGCAGTAGTCATAATTACTCAGTTGTTCTTAAAAAGAGAAGCACAAATTGATGTTGCTGGATTCTTCTGTGTTTTCTTCAGTATGGCTGCATATGGTTCACCTCTTTCAGCCATGGTAATAAGTTAAAACATTCCTACAACTTAGACCAAGTTTTGTAATTTCATAATTCTCATTTTCCAAAATGTTGGAACCAATAACAGTAACTACAACATTATTGTCATATTAGTATAATAGtacagtttttctttttcctacaattcatattttcaaaaacaaaGGCTCCATTTGTTTTCAGAAAAATAACCTAATTTCTCTTCGGTGGTTGTAATATGAAAATCATAAAGAAAATTCTCTTCTGGTATTTGATacgttttaaaaaaaaagttagtctttttataaaagaaa comes from Ricinus communis isolate WT05 ecotype wild-type chromosome 5, ASM1957865v1, whole genome shotgun sequence and encodes:
- the LOC8272192 gene encoding bidirectional sugar transporter SWEET16 — translated: MATLFSFSKSDIILTLGVLGNITTGLVYLAPVKTFWRIVVNKSTEEFESMPYICKLINAYCWVYYGILKPNSILVATVNGFGAVCEIIFVLLFLLFAPPRMKFITAILAGVLDVGFPAAVVIITQLFLKREAQIDVAGFFCVFFSMAAYGSPLSAMKTVITTKSVEFMPFLLSFFLFINGGVWTLYAILAKDWFIGLPNGTGFGLGTAQMILYAIYYKRPQPQKHSDSLEDGWENECLISESDRITPKD